A section of the Haloferax sp. Atlit-12N genome encodes:
- a CDS encoding helix-turn-helix domain-containing protein: MSLITVADIAHDDLALTPTIQSEAASEIDVVSQSATDPETGLFFFVVKCSDVSAFEAALEVDHTVSDWQLVSEREGSAVYRIGHTQDAILLSPIITELGGLMLDACSNDTAGWRVRLQLSDREALSELWEYCESNDITFELNRMFRQDGWMNGEPSKLTDAQRDALVAAYEHGYFEEPREAALEDLSEILDISPTAVSGRIRRGTSELVESILLDE, encoded by the coding sequence ATGAGTCTGATAACCGTCGCCGACATCGCGCACGACGACCTCGCGTTGACGCCGACGATTCAGTCGGAGGCCGCGAGCGAGATAGACGTCGTCTCGCAGTCCGCGACGGACCCCGAGACCGGCCTGTTCTTCTTCGTCGTGAAGTGCTCGGATGTCTCGGCGTTCGAAGCGGCGCTGGAAGTCGACCACACGGTCAGCGACTGGCAGCTCGTCTCCGAGCGGGAGGGGTCCGCGGTGTATCGTATCGGACACACGCAGGACGCGATTCTCCTCTCGCCTATCATCACGGAACTCGGCGGGCTCATGCTCGACGCGTGCAGCAACGACACGGCGGGCTGGCGGGTCCGGCTCCAGCTCTCGGACCGCGAGGCGCTCTCGGAGCTGTGGGAGTACTGCGAGTCGAACGACATCACTTTCGAGCTGAACCGGATGTTCCGACAGGACGGCTGGATGAACGGCGAGCCGAGCAAACTGACCGACGCCCAGCGCGACGCGCTCGTCGCTGCCTACGAACACGGCTACTTCGAGGAGCCGCGAGAGGCGGCGCTCGAAGACCTCTCGGAGATACTCGACATCTCGCCGACGGCCGTCAGCGGGCGCATCAGGCGGGGGACCTCGGAGCTGGTCGAGTCAATTCTCCTCGACGAGTGA
- the ilvA gene encoding threonine ammonia-lyase codes for MSEAESLPVQYSDIERARERLENERVVKRTPIERSTSLGDLVGADVYLKMEHLQWTGSFKTRGAYNKIRQDTDRGIDEFVAASAGNHAQGVALAATECGADSTVVMPENAPQTKIDATRDYGALVELVGEDFQETMAYAQSLAEGSDAEFVHAYDDCDIVAGQGTLGVEMYHDLPEMDTVVVPIGGGGLISGIATAIKHHDPDIRVVGVQAEGAETVHESLDKGVPVTLDDTNTIADGIATGGISELTLRTIEEHVDEVVTVSDGEIAEAILLLLERAKQVVEGAGAASVAAILSDDLDVEGETVMPLLCGGNLDMTMLQTVLVHALTNRRQTLRLRVRIRDEPGEMARLSRLIADRDANIHDVRHVRAVDALDVGEAHLLFRIETKGAEHAAAVVDTIEDAGYAVDDVSARR; via the coding sequence ATGAGTGAGGCCGAGTCCCTCCCGGTACAGTACAGCGACATCGAGCGCGCGCGCGAGCGACTCGAAAACGAGCGCGTCGTCAAGCGAACGCCGATAGAGCGGAGCACCTCGCTCGGAGACCTCGTCGGCGCGGACGTCTACCTGAAGATGGAACACCTCCAGTGGACGGGGTCGTTCAAGACGCGGGGGGCGTACAACAAGATTCGACAGGATACCGACCGCGGAATCGATGAGTTCGTGGCCGCGAGCGCCGGCAACCACGCGCAAGGCGTCGCGCTCGCGGCGACCGAGTGCGGGGCCGACTCCACGGTCGTGATGCCGGAGAACGCCCCGCAGACGAAAATCGATGCGACGCGTGACTACGGCGCTTTGGTCGAACTCGTCGGTGAGGACTTCCAGGAAACGATGGCGTACGCTCAGTCGCTCGCTGAAGGGTCGGACGCCGAGTTCGTCCACGCGTACGACGACTGCGACATCGTCGCCGGGCAGGGAACGCTCGGCGTCGAGATGTACCACGACCTCCCCGAGATGGACACCGTGGTCGTCCCCATCGGTGGTGGCGGCCTCATCTCGGGTATCGCCACTGCGATAAAACACCACGACCCCGACATTCGCGTCGTCGGTGTGCAGGCCGAGGGCGCGGAGACGGTCCACGAGAGCCTCGACAAGGGCGTCCCCGTGACGCTCGACGACACGAACACTATCGCGGACGGCATCGCCACCGGCGGCATCTCCGAGTTGACGCTTCGAACTATCGAGGAACACGTCGACGAGGTCGTCACGGTCTCCGACGGGGAAATCGCGGAGGCCATCCTCCTCTTGCTCGAACGCGCCAAGCAGGTCGTCGAGGGCGCCGGTGCCGCCTCCGTCGCCGCCATACTGAGCGACGACCTCGACGTCGAGGGCGAGACCGTCATGCCGCTTCTCTGCGGGGGAAATCTGGACATGACGATGCTCCAGACGGTGCTCGTTCACGCGCTGACCAACCGTCGCCAGACGCTCCGTCTCCGGGTTCGAATCCGGGACGAACCCGGCGAGATGGCGCGACTTTCGCGACTCATCGCCGACCGCGACGCGAACATTCACGACGTTCGCCACGTCCGCGCCGTCGACGCCCTCGACGTCGGCGAGGCCCATCTCCTGTTCCGAATCGAGACGAAGGGGGCCGAACACGCGGCGGCCGTCGTGGACACGATAGAAGACGCGGGTTATGCGGTTGACGACGTTTCGGCCCGGCGATAG
- the glyA gene encoding serine hydroxymethyltransferase, producing the protein MPYDTVRETDPAVADALTGERQRQNDTLAMIASENHVSEAVMEAQSSELTNNYAEGYPGSRYYGGCEHADEVEQLAIDRAKELWGADHVNVQPHSGSQANMGVFLTVLEPGDKILSLDLTHGGHLSHGHPVNVAGKTYEVEQYEVDAETGYVDYEQLAEKAEEFDPDIVISGYSAYPREVDWERVQAAAEAVDAYHLADIAHITGLVAAGEHSSPVGTADFVTGSTHKTIRSGRGGIIMCDEEHADDVDSAVFPGLQGGPILHNVAGKAVGFGEALTPEFEEYASQVVDNAAALGERLQERGLELVSGGTDTHLVLVDLRPSHPDTTGKDVEAALEEVGIVLNANTVPGESRSAFNPSGIRAGTPALTTRGFDEEACRTVADLIYEVVDAPHDESVKGFVDQKVDELTDEYPLYD; encoded by the coding sequence ATGCCTTACGACACCGTTCGAGAGACCGACCCGGCCGTCGCCGACGCGCTGACGGGCGAACGCCAGCGGCAGAACGACACGCTCGCCATGATAGCGAGCGAGAACCACGTCAGCGAGGCGGTTATGGAGGCCCAAAGCTCGGAGCTGACGAACAACTACGCCGAGGGCTACCCGGGAAGCCGGTACTACGGCGGCTGTGAGCACGCCGACGAGGTCGAACAGCTCGCCATCGACCGCGCCAAGGAGCTCTGGGGCGCCGACCACGTCAACGTCCAACCGCACTCGGGGTCGCAGGCGAACATGGGTGTGTTCCTCACCGTGCTCGAACCCGGCGACAAGATTCTCTCGCTCGATTTGACCCACGGCGGCCACCTGAGCCACGGCCATCCGGTGAACGTCGCGGGGAAGACGTACGAGGTCGAACAGTACGAGGTCGACGCCGAGACCGGCTACGTCGACTACGAGCAACTCGCCGAGAAGGCCGAGGAGTTCGACCCTGACATCGTCATCTCGGGCTACTCCGCGTACCCACGGGAGGTCGACTGGGAGCGCGTACAGGCCGCGGCCGAGGCGGTCGACGCGTACCACCTCGCCGACATCGCCCACATCACGGGCCTCGTCGCCGCGGGCGAACACTCGTCTCCCGTCGGCACCGCGGACTTCGTCACCGGTTCGACCCACAAGACGATTCGGTCGGGTCGCGGCGGCATCATCATGTGCGACGAAGAACACGCCGACGACGTCGATTCCGCGGTCTTCCCCGGTCTCCAGGGCGGCCCGATACTGCACAACGTCGCCGGCAAGGCCGTCGGCTTCGGCGAGGCGCTGACCCCCGAGTTCGAGGAGTACGCGTCGCAGGTCGTCGATAACGCCGCCGCCCTCGGCGAGCGGCTACAGGAGCGCGGCCTCGAACTCGTCTCCGGAGGCACGGACACCCACTTGGTCCTCGTCGACCTCCGGCCGTCCCACCCGGACACGACCGGCAAAGACGTGGAAGCGGCCCTCGAAGAGGTCGGTATCGTCCTCAACGCCAACACGGTCCCCGGCGAGAGTCGCTCGGCGTTCAACCCGAGCGGGATTCGCGCCGGAACGCCCGCGCTCACCACCCGCGGGTTCGACGAGGAGGCCTGCCGGACCGTCGCCGACCTCATCTACGAGGTCGTCGACGCGCCGCACGACGAGTCGGTCAAGGGGTTCGTCGACCAGAAGGTCGACGAACTGACCGACGAGTACCCGCTGTACGACTGA
- a CDS encoding heme-binding protein, which produces MSDAINLETAKVLIEAAEAEAESMGLRMVITVANPEGNLIAQHRMDDAWLASVDISRNKAYTAAALKTPTHELAEATEPGESLWGLQTTDENRLVVFGGGYPLEVDGEIVGTVGVSGGEVSEDMAVASAAVERFEELVE; this is translated from the coding sequence ATGTCCGATGCAATCAATCTCGAGACGGCGAAGGTACTCATCGAAGCGGCGGAAGCGGAGGCCGAGTCGATGGGACTGCGAATGGTGATTACGGTCGCGAACCCGGAGGGTAACCTCATCGCACAGCACCGAATGGACGACGCGTGGCTCGCGAGCGTCGACATCTCTCGGAACAAGGCGTACACGGCGGCCGCGCTCAAAACACCCACGCACGAACTCGCCGAGGCGACCGAGCCCGGCGAGTCGCTCTGGGGTCTCCAGACGACAGACGAGAACCGACTCGTCGTCTTCGGCGGCGGCTATCCGCTCGAAGTCGACGGCGAAATCGTCGGGACCGTCGGCGTCAGCGGCGGTGAGGTGTCCGAAGACATGGCGGTCGCGAGCGCCGCGGTCGAACGGTTCGAAGAACTCGTCGAATAA
- a CDS encoding M20 family metallopeptidase, translating into MDEELLSLLTSLVEIETENPPGDEAAAANFVYDWLESRGVSATLIEEPFPDRPQVAARVGDGEPSVVLNGHLDVVPAGDRDKWTHPPYEPTVRDGRLYGRGSADMKCGVALAMLATVEFADAFDSGALDGSVVFHAAVGEETAEPGTKTLLERGYDGEYGVVLEPTALRTATSAKGLGWYEISVGGDPSHASRPDEGDNAIGNARPVLDALEAYDEEIRARSDSLVGHPTATVTRFEAGTKENVVPESATITVDRRFVPAESVEEVDAEIDALLSDVAAEHDLRVEWTRTRVYESAAVPTDSDIATRFRNVAAEQADIDPEPWGIRAATDVRNLVNDAGMDAITWGPGSMAQAHAYDEYIELSEVEAGYDILRTALRGLFEAGGN; encoded by the coding sequence ATGGACGAGGAGTTACTCTCGTTGCTCACGAGTCTCGTCGAAATCGAGACCGAAAACCCACCGGGAGACGAGGCGGCGGCGGCGAACTTCGTGTACGACTGGCTCGAATCCCGAGGCGTCTCGGCGACGCTCATCGAGGAACCGTTCCCCGACCGACCGCAGGTCGCGGCGCGCGTCGGCGACGGCGAGCCCTCGGTCGTCCTCAACGGCCACCTCGACGTGGTCCCGGCGGGCGACCGTGACAAGTGGACGCACCCGCCGTACGAACCGACCGTCAGAGACGGCAGACTGTACGGCCGCGGGAGCGCGGATATGAAGTGCGGCGTCGCCCTCGCGATGCTCGCGACGGTCGAGTTCGCCGACGCGTTCGATTCCGGGGCCCTCGACGGCTCGGTCGTGTTCCACGCCGCCGTCGGCGAGGAGACGGCCGAACCGGGAACGAAGACGCTCCTCGAACGCGGTTACGACGGTGAGTACGGCGTCGTGCTCGAACCGACGGCGCTGCGGACCGCGACGAGCGCGAAGGGGCTCGGATGGTACGAGATTTCCGTCGGCGGCGACCCGTCACACGCGAGTCGCCCCGACGAGGGGGACAACGCGATTGGGAACGCCCGGCCCGTTCTCGACGCGCTCGAAGCGTACGACGAGGAGATTCGAGCGCGCTCCGACTCGCTCGTCGGTCACCCGACCGCGACAGTCACGCGGTTCGAGGCGGGGACGAAGGAGAACGTCGTCCCGGAGAGCGCGACGATAACGGTCGACAGGCGGTTCGTCCCCGCGGAGTCCGTCGAGGAGGTCGACGCCGAAATCGACGCACTACTCTCCGATGTCGCGGCCGAACACGACCTGCGCGTCGAGTGGACGCGAACGCGGGTCTACGAGTCCGCGGCGGTTCCGACCGACAGCGACATCGCGACGCGCTTTCGGAACGTGGCCGCCGAGCAGGCGGATATCGACCCCGAACCGTGGGGTATTCGGGCGGCGACCGACGTTCGGAACCTCGTCAACGACGCCGGGATGGACGCGATTACGTGGGGACCGGGGTCGATGGCGCAGGCCCACGCCTACGACGAGTACATTGAACTGTCGGAGGTCGAAGCCGGGTACGACATCCTCCGCACGGCGCTCCGCGGGCTGTTCGAAGCCGGTGGGAACTGA
- a CDS encoding Cdc6/Cdc18 family protein encodes MTSDESEGGTRDPLFRYDQPIFANEDILKISHLPGPDKIVGRDEHMSKVAQALNPAIFGREPTHLFIFGKTGSGKTLTARLVSERLQHEAVREDVDVRIAVIDCGEQHTEASVIKTLASQVNDPSKSGMTIPERGLSTGDYYNRLWQVLDTCSDVTIVILDEIDMLRDDEVLRKLSRAGENQKIVDSRIGIIGISNKIDYPEELTERVKSSFAHDELVFPSYDANQLREILENRKDAFKPSVLTDDVIPLASALAAQEHGDARKAIDILRNAGRIARNESAETVTDDHVRAAKEKSEADRFSELLEGTATQSKAVLYSLVLQTGGRKTAEITTNKIYRQYLTVADDLDMDQLSERRVQELLQELDFLNVIQSEVRGRGRGQGVHGTHRLLEDPDIVKRVLLRDSRISTLE; translated from the coding sequence ATGACATCGGACGAGAGCGAGGGTGGGACTCGCGACCCGCTGTTTCGCTACGACCAGCCTATCTTCGCGAATGAGGATATCCTCAAAATCTCTCACCTCCCGGGTCCCGACAAGATCGTCGGTCGCGACGAGCACATGTCGAAAGTCGCACAGGCGCTCAACCCCGCCATCTTCGGACGTGAACCGACCCACCTGTTCATCTTCGGGAAGACGGGGTCTGGAAAGACGCTCACCGCCCGGCTCGTCAGCGAGCGACTTCAACACGAGGCGGTCCGCGAGGACGTCGACGTTCGCATCGCCGTCATCGACTGCGGCGAACAGCACACCGAGGCGTCGGTGATCAAGACGCTCGCCTCGCAGGTCAACGACCCATCGAAAAGCGGGATGACGATTCCCGAGCGCGGGCTGTCGACCGGCGACTACTACAACCGACTGTGGCAGGTGCTCGATACCTGTTCGGACGTGACCATCGTCATCCTCGACGAAATCGACATGCTCCGCGACGACGAGGTGCTTCGAAAGCTCTCACGCGCGGGAGAGAATCAGAAGATAGTGGATTCGCGCATCGGCATCATCGGCATCTCGAACAAGATCGACTACCCCGAGGAACTCACGGAGCGCGTCAAATCGAGCTTCGCCCACGACGAACTCGTCTTCCCGTCGTACGACGCGAACCAGCTCCGCGAAATCCTCGAAAACCGGAAGGACGCGTTCAAGCCGAGCGTTCTCACCGACGACGTGATTCCCCTCGCGAGCGCGCTCGCCGCCCAGGAACACGGCGACGCGCGGAAAGCCATCGACATCCTTCGGAACGCCGGCCGCATCGCGCGCAACGAGAGCGCCGAGACCGTCACCGACGACCACGTCCGGGCGGCGAAAGAAAAAAGCGAGGCCGACCGCTTCAGCGAACTCCTCGAAGGAACCGCCACGCAGTCGAAAGCCGTCCTCTACTCGCTCGTCCTTCAGACCGGCGGACGAAAGACCGCCGAGATTACGACGAACAAGATTTACCGACAGTATCTCACCGTCGCCGACGACCTCGACATGGACCAACTCTCTGAGCGCCGCGTGCAGGAACTCCTGCAGGAACTCGACTTCCTCAACGTCATCCAGTCGGAGGTCCGAGGCCGCGGCCGCGGGCAGGGCGTCCACGGGACCCACCGCCTGCTCGAAGACCCGGACATCGTCAAGCGGGTTCTCCTCCGGGACAGCCGTATCTCCACGCTCGAATAG
- a CDS encoding TATA-box-binding protein, translating to MSHVNAVGSIEIQNVVASTEVPVELDLERLSLDMDGTDYDPENFPGLVYRTRDPKSACLVFRSGKVVCTGADSVDDVSTAIATLFDEFTELGVPVPEDADITVQNIVSSADLGEALNLNALAIGLGLEAVEYEPEQFPGLVYRLDEPSVVVLMFGSGKIVITGAKRTADAEAALETVDEDVRELGLFG from the coding sequence ATGTCGCACGTGAACGCCGTCGGGTCCATCGAGATTCAGAACGTCGTCGCTTCGACGGAAGTTCCGGTCGAACTCGACCTCGAACGACTCTCGCTCGATATGGACGGGACGGACTACGACCCCGAGAACTTCCCCGGACTCGTCTATCGAACCCGAGACCCGAAGTCGGCGTGTCTCGTCTTCCGGTCGGGGAAAGTCGTCTGCACCGGCGCGGACAGCGTCGACGACGTGAGCACGGCCATCGCAACGCTGTTCGACGAGTTCACTGAACTCGGCGTGCCCGTTCCCGAGGATGCGGATATTACGGTCCAGAACATCGTTTCGAGCGCCGACCTCGGCGAGGCACTCAACCTGAACGCGCTGGCCATCGGGCTCGGTCTCGAAGCCGTCGAGTACGAACCCGAGCAGTTCCCCGGACTCGTCTACCGTCTCGACGAACCGAGCGTCGTCGTCCTCATGTTCGGAAGCGGGAAAATCGTGATTACGGGGGCGAAGCGGACTGCCGACGCCGAAGCAGCGCTCGAGACAGTTGACGAGGACGTTCGCGAGCTCGGACTGTTCGGGTGA
- the tenA gene encoding thiaminase II has translation MAFTDTIRDEADEFWSAILDHPMVVRLGEGSLDEEPFRYWVRQDYVYLVEYSRLFALGAAKAPTLDSMGTFASLLESTVNEEMDLHRSYAAEFGIDPAELEATTPSPTTRAYTDFLVRTATLGSFGDIVAALLPCMWGFNETGLRLADAGIPDHDQYAAWVEMYAGDEFTELTDWCKALMDDVAASATESDRERYRDLFRTSAQYEYLFWDAAWRREEWPL, from the coding sequence ATGGCGTTCACAGACACGATTCGCGACGAGGCCGACGAGTTCTGGTCGGCCATCCTCGACCATCCGATGGTCGTCCGACTCGGGGAGGGGAGCCTCGACGAGGAGCCGTTCCGCTACTGGGTACGGCAGGACTACGTCTACCTCGTCGAGTACAGCCGCCTCTTCGCGCTCGGGGCCGCGAAGGCCCCGACGCTCGACTCGATGGGAACGTTCGCGAGCCTCCTCGAATCGACCGTCAACGAGGAGATGGACCTTCACCGGAGCTACGCCGCCGAGTTCGGCATCGACCCCGCCGAACTCGAAGCCACGACGCCGTCACCGACGACCCGGGCCTACACGGATTTCCTCGTTCGCACCGCGACGCTCGGCTCGTTCGGCGACATCGTCGCCGCCCTGCTCCCCTGTATGTGGGGGTTCAACGAGACTGGTCTCCGACTCGCCGATGCGGGAATCCCGGATCACGACCAGTACGCCGCGTGGGTCGAGATGTACGCCGGCGACGAGTTCACCGAACTCACCGACTGGTGTAAGGCGCTCATGGACGACGTGGCCGCGAGCGCCACCGAGTCGGACCGCGAACGCTACCGCGACCTGTTCCGCACGTCGGCGCAGTACGAGTACCTGTTTTGGGACGCCGCCTGGCGGCGAGAGGAGTGGCCGCTATGA
- a CDS encoding TenA family protein, which produces MTDADQSDSIGSPDSPDADPVAPETYDEFAASRSDPRFTDWLRKRAGDSWDDATAHRLTRELAADELADDVFRQYLVQDYAFVETLVGVFGHAVGTAPTMESKSELVSFLSVLTDDEDDYFLRAFDALDVPESVYSDPKTTPTTRAFIDLLERAAGQGGYAETLAVLVPAEWVYLSWATAGTNPDESPSRFYLSEWIDLHAVDGFAAFVEWLRTELDREGAAASPRRQRRLEQLFCRTVELEVAFFDEAYELAPSGDSTATATSPAPSHSTGGSSQPGDGRW; this is translated from the coding sequence ATGACCGACGCCGATCAGTCAGATTCGATTGGTTCGCCCGACTCGCCCGACGCGGACCCGGTGGCCCCCGAGACGTACGACGAGTTCGCCGCGTCGCGGTCGGACCCGCGATTCACCGACTGGCTCCGTAAGCGCGCGGGCGACTCGTGGGACGACGCGACCGCTCACCGACTGACGCGAGAACTCGCCGCCGACGAACTCGCAGACGACGTGTTCAGGCAGTACCTCGTACAGGATTACGCCTTCGTGGAGACGCTCGTCGGCGTCTTCGGCCACGCTGTCGGCACCGCGCCGACTATGGAGTCGAAGTCGGAACTCGTCTCGTTCCTCAGCGTCCTGACCGACGACGAGGACGACTACTTCCTGCGGGCGTTCGACGCACTCGACGTTCCCGAGTCCGTCTACTCGGACCCGAAGACGACGCCGACGACACGCGCCTTTATCGACCTCCTCGAACGCGCCGCGGGGCAGGGTGGGTACGCGGAGACGCTGGCGGTGCTCGTCCCTGCCGAGTGGGTCTACCTGTCGTGGGCGACCGCCGGTACTAACCCCGACGAATCGCCCTCGCGGTTCTACCTCTCCGAGTGGATTGACCTCCACGCAGTCGACGGCTTCGCGGCGTTCGTCGAGTGGCTCCGGACCGAACTCGACCGCGAGGGCGCGGCCGCTTCACCGCGCCGACAACGGCGGCTCGAACAGCTGTTCTGCCGCACGGTCGAACTGGAGGTCGCGTTCTTCGACGAGGCGTACGAACTGGCACCGTCCGGCGATTCGACCGCAACTGCAACCTCACCCGCGCCCTCACACTCGACCGGCGGGTCTTCCCAACCGGGTGACGGTCGGTGGTGA
- a CDS encoding sodium:proline symporter: MVSSTVALGLTVATLVAFTGVGVWFSRGRVGSVEDLISARGSTGSRRTTATLVASVMGVWVLFSAPEAGASFGIAAVVGYAVGEAVPMLVYARLGPRIRELIPEGHSLTEYAHARYGTAMYAFVLLVSALYMFIFLAAELTGIAGALALVAGVPQWQTALLVGGFVLLYTSYGGLRASIATDAVQAGVVIPLLLLAFVGALVALGGPAAAIDGITATNPALLDLGAVAGLQFGLALAFAILGAELINQTWWQRIYAADSSETVGRSFRTAALANGAIVFVTAFFGVVAVGNAAVVTDPASAGYNADAAFFVLLGEAFPEWLVLAAVLLALLLVMSSIDTLFNALSSLVTADLARLLADPSDRRLALGSRALTIAVAVAAIYVSLRAQSVLRLFFFADLLGAAVAFPLVYGLYSTRITGLGALASSLTGLAVGLAFFPDLRGVITSIPVVGGLLPAADPLYLTSFGGAFVVSTAAALVAARLTDAGFDLGRLSREIRRFDDGRTDAPSSD, encoded by the coding sequence GTGGTGAGTTCGACCGTCGCGCTCGGGCTGACCGTCGCGACGCTCGTTGCGTTTACGGGCGTCGGCGTGTGGTTCTCCCGCGGTCGCGTCGGCTCTGTCGAGGACCTCATCAGCGCTCGTGGCTCTACGGGAAGTCGGCGAACGACGGCGACGCTCGTCGCGTCCGTCATGGGCGTCTGGGTGCTCTTTTCGGCCCCCGAAGCGGGTGCGAGCTTCGGTATTGCGGCCGTCGTCGGCTACGCGGTCGGCGAGGCCGTCCCGATGCTCGTCTACGCCCGCCTCGGCCCGCGAATCCGGGAACTCATCCCCGAGGGCCACTCGTTGACCGAGTACGCCCACGCCCGCTACGGGACCGCGATGTACGCTTTCGTCCTCCTCGTGAGCGCGCTCTACATGTTCATCTTCCTCGCCGCTGAACTGACTGGTATCGCCGGCGCGCTCGCGCTCGTCGCCGGCGTTCCGCAGTGGCAGACCGCGCTCCTCGTCGGCGGCTTCGTCCTGCTTTACACGAGTTACGGCGGCCTCCGTGCCAGCATCGCGACCGACGCAGTCCAGGCGGGCGTCGTCATCCCGCTCTTACTGCTCGCGTTCGTCGGCGCGCTCGTCGCGCTCGGCGGTCCCGCCGCCGCCATCGACGGCATCACGGCGACGAACCCCGCGCTCCTCGACCTCGGTGCGGTCGCCGGTCTGCAGTTTGGGCTCGCGCTCGCGTTCGCCATCCTCGGCGCGGAACTCATCAACCAGACGTGGTGGCAGCGCATCTACGCGGCCGACTCGTCGGAGACTGTCGGGCGGAGCTTCCGGACCGCGGCGCTCGCCAACGGTGCCATCGTGTTCGTCACCGCCTTCTTCGGCGTCGTCGCGGTCGGCAACGCCGCCGTCGTCACCGACCCCGCGAGCGCGGGCTACAACGCCGACGCCGCCTTCTTCGTCCTCCTCGGGGAGGCGTTCCCCGAGTGGCTCGTCCTCGCGGCGGTCCTCCTCGCGCTCCTGCTCGTGATGAGTTCCATCGACACGCTGTTCAACGCGCTTTCGAGCCTCGTGACCGCGGACCTCGCCCGCCTGCTCGCGGACCCGAGCGACCGACGCCTCGCGCTCGGGTCGCGGGCGCTCACAATCGCCGTCGCGGTCGCCGCGATTTACGTCAGTCTCCGGGCCCAGAGCGTTCTCCGGTTGTTCTTCTTCGCCGACCTGCTCGGCGCGGCCGTCGCCTTCCCGCTCGTCTACGGACTGTACTCGACGCGAATCACTGGTCTCGGTGCGCTCGCGAGCAGTCTCACCGGGCTCGCCGTCGGCCTCGCGTTCTTCCCCGACCTCCGCGGCGTCATCACGTCGATTCCGGTCGTCGGCGGCCTGCTCCCCGCCGCCGACCCGCTGTATCTCACCTCCTTCGGCGGGGCGTTTGTGGTGTCGACGGCGGCGGCGCTCGTCGCCGCCAGACTCACGGACGCCGGGTTCGACCTCGGTCGGCTCTCGCGGGAGATTCGGCGGTTCGACGACGGCCGAACCGACGCGCCGTCGTCCGACTGA
- a CDS encoding pyridoxamine 5'-phosphate oxidase family protein — MTGLSERAASLVTSEPLMAHLATSVDDRPHVAPVWFHYAEDRGVIEVLTTGRKLANIRENPRVALSVQKDEKGQAQWKVTILGTATVVTDDDEAVRDATRRINRKYGAEESAWPENELVRISVGTATVSEY, encoded by the coding sequence ATGACTGGCCTCTCCGAACGCGCCGCGTCGCTCGTGACGAGCGAACCGCTCATGGCGCACCTCGCGACCAGCGTCGACGACCGCCCTCACGTCGCCCCGGTCTGGTTCCACTACGCGGAGGACCGCGGGGTAATCGAGGTGCTCACCACGGGCCGGAAACTCGCCAACATCCGCGAGAATCCGCGTGTCGCGCTCTCCGTCCAGAAAGACGAGAAGGGACAGGCACAGTGGAAGGTGACGATTCTCGGGACGGCAACCGTCGTCACCGACGACGATGAGGCCGTTCGAGACGCCACGCGGCGAATCAACCGGAAGTACGGGGCCGAAGAATCCGCGTGGCCCGAAAACGAACTCGTCCGAATCTCGGTGGGGACCGCGACGGTCAGCGAGTACTGA